A stretch of the Papaver somniferum cultivar HN1 chromosome 6, ASM357369v1, whole genome shotgun sequence genome encodes the following:
- the LOC113285426 gene encoding uncharacterized protein LOC113285426 — MFVKAVSYNMYLRYWRHVTNFHQFVTKVDWVVELHGVDGDRVKHLIQRPAQHVPIPPPQQLSYPEAYNLVQEHADFNRAFREFVLYETEDRMIRLKAKDEVIRGLAARNNYLEDQMQFRMQQTPRPPIGFGSFSETIPPAVWAPVSQASTMSSVNPHPRMTFIPPRQTPSHTPTDE, encoded by the exons ATGTTTGTGAAAGCTGTTTCATATAATATGTATCTGCGATATTGGCGACATGTAACTAACTTCCATCAATTCGTGACCAAAGTCGATTGGGTAGTTGAATTACACGGGGTTGATGGTGACCGTGTTAAACACCTTATTCAACGACCTGCTCAGCATGTACCtattccaccaccacaacaattATCATAC CCTGAAGCTTATAATCTAGTTCAAGAACATGCCGATTTTAATCGTGCGTTTCGCGAGTTTGTATTATATGAAACGGAAGACAGGATGATACGTTTAAAGGCAAAAGATGAAGTAATACGAGGCCTTGCAGCTCGTAACAATTACCTGGAGGATCAGATGCAATTCCGTATGCAACAAACGCCGCGTCCCCCTATTGGATTCGGCAGTTTTTCTGAAACTATCCCACCAGCGGTGTGGGCTCCAGTGAGTCAAGCATCAACAATGTCGTCTGTTAACCCCCATCCGAGAATGACGTTTATCCCACCACGGCAAACACCATCGCATACTCCTACTGATGAATAA
- the LOC113290462 gene encoding uncharacterized protein LOC113290462, which yields MAPRGPNFTTEEDTMICRIHLAISQDSATGTDQPERVLWSRIKDKLEEALPCKPKRTWTSIQSRFQGISRQVSLYSAKVLEVDGEYHSGWNEVSRVEEIRKRFKESNGNKKFKHEECYEILKDSIKYSGRSTFVFDSGQEMEDSQSGEENADIEETIPGESSDDLDIGDIENTRKRQLGKKAPKQLKKTGRAKSNAQEEMLEDIIKEQQSFNEHYKAQSLMKMGQRQAEFEAIQAKSAAKFAAIQAKSAAKFAAKQARQEKLDLKKEADDDLAIMLKDVSTLDTVTREYFELRKMEILQRKRNQS from the exons ATGGCACCACGAGGTCCCAATTTTACAACAGAAGAAGATACAATGATATGTAGAATCCATTTAGCCATATCTCAAGATTCTGCTACCGGAACCGATCAACCAGAAAGAGTATTATGGAGTCGGATCAAAGATAAGTTGGAAGAAGCCCTGCCTTGTAAACCAAAACGTACTTGGACTTCTATCCAGAGTCGATTTCAGGGAATCAGTAGACAGGTTTCACTTTATTCTGCAAAAGTGTTGGAAGTTGATGGTGAATATCATAGCGGATGGAATGAAGTCTCGAGG GTTGAAGAGATAAGAAAGCGATTCAAAGAAAGTAATGGtaacaaaaaatttaagcacgaagagtgctacgaaATTCTAAAAGATAGTATCAAATATTCAGGACGGTCGACGTTTGTGTTTGATTCAGGCCAAGAAATGGAAGATTCTCAGAGTGGTGAGGAAAACGCTGATATTGAGGAAACAATTCCAGGCGAGTCCAGTGATGATCTAGATATTGGAGATATAGAGAACACACGTAAGCGTCAGTTGGGGAAGAAAGCACCGAAACAActaaagaaaacagggagagcaaAATCCAATGCCCAGGAGGAAATGCTAGAGGATATAATTAAGGAGCAGCAAAGTTTCAATGAACATTACAAAGCACAATCACTAATGAAGATGGGACAGAGACAAGCTGAGTTTGAAGCAATACAAGCTAAGTCTGCGGCAAAGTTTGCGGCGATACAAGCTAAGTCTGCGGCAAAGTTTGCGGCGAAACAAGCTAGGCAAGAAAAACTCGATTTAAAGAAAGAAGCGGACGATGACTTGGCCATAATGTTGAAGGATGTCTCTACATTGGACACTGTAACAAGagagtacttcgaacttcgaaagaTGGAAATACTACAACgcaaaagaaaccaatcttaa
- the LOC113290463 gene encoding uncharacterized protein LOC113290463: MGEDGAASGVVTTSKGSKKHWVIVADGRASSTDNLIADKECNANNFEFFVSSVYAPNDRKERRILWREIGEVLGIWDIPGCLGGDWNVISTLEEKNRQGTLSRAMRNFNQFMSDFNLVDLPLCGAKYTWSNFQDPPTCTRIDRFLLNSKWDNYFPGSNQIAKPRPVSDHIPLLLSTEMGDSGPRPKKFELMWLEDEELPNLMKEWWENLNFMGNPGFRFCKKLMAIKDLLNTWNKEIFGRVDQVMQELLVKIKNLDDKDAEGTTTTEDRILRVNLNSDYCGWALLEDKRKKKKAKDHWLQDGDKNSSYFHKFANGRRRLNHIGCLKVDGELTQDKRRISHHLKHFYEELYKEEDHNRPFMEEL; this comes from the exons ATGGGGGAGGATGGGGCAGCCTCTGGGGTCGTAACTACATCCAAGGGGTCGAAGAAACATTGGGTAATTGTAGCTGACGGCAGAGCATCGTCGACAGACAATCTTATAGCTGACAAAGA ATGTAATGCAAACAATTTTGAGTTCTTTGTATCTTCTGTTTACGCTCCTAATGATCGAAAAGAAAGGCGTATTCTTTGGAGGGAAATAGGAGAAGTGTTGGGAATTTGGGATATTCCGGGGTGTCTTGGTGGCGACTGGAATGTAATATCAactcttgaagaaaaaaatagaCAGGGAACTCTATCTCGTGCTATGCGGAATTTCAACCAGTTCATGTCAGATTTTAACCTTGTTGATTTACCATTATGTGGGGCAAAGTACACTTGGTCTAATTTTCAGGACCCTCCTACTTGCACTCGGATCGATAGATTCTTGCTGAACTCAAAGTGGGACAACTACTTCCCAGGTTCTAATCAAATTGCAAAGCCGAGGCCTGTGTCAGATCATATTCCTCTCTTATTATCTACGGAAATGGGCGACAGTGGTCCAAGGCCGAAAAAGTTCGAGCTAATGTGGCTGGAGGATGAAGAACTTCCAAATTTGATGAAGGAATGGTGGGAAAATCTTAATTTTATGGGTAATCCAGGGTTCAGATTTTGCAAAAAACTAATGGCTATTAAAGATCTTTTGAACACTTGGAACAAAGAAATTTTTGGGAGGGTGGATCAGGTTATGCAAGAATTGTTAGTAAAAATTAAAAACTTGGATGACAAGGACGCGGAGGGTACAACAACAACAGAGGACAGGATTTTGAGAGTAAATTTGAATTCTGATTATTGTGGGTGGGCTTTACTGGaagataaaagaaagaagaaaaaagctaAAGATCATTGGCTTCAAGATGGAGACAAAAATTCAAGTTATTTTCATAAATTTGCAAATGGAAGAAGAAGACTAAATCACATAGGGTGCTTAAAAGTGGATGGTGAGTTAACACAGGACAAGCGGAGAATATCACATCACTTGAAACATTTCTATGAGGAGTTGTACAAGGAAGAAGATCATAATAGACCTTTCATGGAGGAATTGTAG
- the LOC113286899 gene encoding zinc-finger homeodomain protein 2-like, translating into MDFDEELGDEKFGVSPTSYESSRPTKMVATGEVVAVSTRKSACRYRECLKNHAVNIGGHAVDGCGEFMAAGEEGSLDALKCAACGCHRNFHRKEIEGEGFHHHPSFTPYSSYRAPGHGDSGTYLHVPARPLALPSTSGGGGNNTSRDDQDEDNSHPTSSGGLSSRKRFRTKFSQEQKDKMLSFAEKLGWRIQKHDEAAVQQFCNETCVKRHVLKVWMHNNKHTLAKGCMMMMMIKPRS; encoded by the exons ATGGATTTTGACGAGGAGCTGGGAGATGAAAAGTTTGGAGTTTCACCAACGAGCTACGAATCATCTCGACCAACAAAAATGGTGGCAACCGGAGAAGTAGTAGCAGTGTCTACACGTAAATCAGCTTGTAGATACAGGGAGTGTTTAAAGAATCATGCAGTAAATATAGGAGGACACGCAGTAGATGGATGTGGAGAATTTATGGCAGCAGGTGAAGAAGGTTCACTAGATGCACTGAAGTGTGCAGCTTGCGGTTGTCATAGGAATTTTcatagaaaagaaattgaagGCGAAGGTTTTCATCACCATCCAAGCTTTACACCTTACAGTAGTTATCGTGCACCGGGTCATGGTGATAGCGGTACTTACTTACACGTACCCGCTCGTCCATTAGCTTTACCATCAACATCTGGTGGTGGAGGGAATAACACTAGTAGAGATGATCAAGATGAAGATAACTCACACCCTACAAGTAGTGGTGGATTATCATCAAGGAAAAGATTCAGAACGAAATTTAGTCAAGAACAAAAAGATAAGATGTTGAGTTTTGCTGAGAAATTAGGTTGGAGAATACAAAAACATGATGAAGCTGCTGTTCAACAGTTTTGTAATGAAACTTGTGTAAAGAGACATGTTCTTAAAGTTTGGATGCATAACAACAAGCACACTCTTG CTAAAGGgtgcatgatgatgatgatgatcaagccAAGGAGCTAG
- the LOC113290461 gene encoding uncharacterized protein LOC113290461, whose product MTWSHTRIKIPRNREAGDILLWNDYFSDNPTYPANIFRRRFRMRRELFNRILADVVSRNPYFAQKRDACGILGLSPHQKVTAAIRMLAYGCAADAIDEYLRIGETTVLEATRRFCKTIVVLYGKEYLRSPTAESGVYTAYKGSESIVLEAVVSHDLWFWHAFFGMPGSCNDINVMNRSYIFRKLINGKTPPVNFEVNGHAYDMGYYLGDGIYPQIATIVMAIKQPDTPKKYKFSSMQEGARKDVERGFGVLQQQFAIVKQPARMWNPDVLAYIMKTVIILHNMIVEDERLPGDWPHEYDSRSRSAPVNISRVGTEELSRMRAAHRRHAIHNKETHFRLRQDLIEHIWSNFGDNY is encoded by the exons ATGACATGGTCTCATACTCGTATAAAAATACCAAGAAATCGTGAAGCCGGAGATATACTTCTCTGGAATGACTACTTTTCTGACAACCCCACCTACCCAGCTAACATATTTCGGAGGAGATTCAGAATGCGGCGAGAATTGTTCAACCGAATATTGGCAGATGTGGTGTCTAGAAATCCTTATTTTGCTCAAAAAAGAGATGCTTGTGGCATTCTTGGATTATCCCCTCATCAGAAAGTAACTGCAGCAATCcgaatgttagcttatggatgtgcAGCAGATGCAATAGATGAGTATTTACGCATTGGAGAAACCACCGTTTTAGAAGCAACCCGTCGGTTTTGCAAGACGATTGTGGTAttatatgggaaagaatatttacgCTCACCAACTGCGG AATCAGGAgtatacaccgcgtataaagggagtgaAAGTATTGTGCTAGAGGCAGTGGTGTCACATGATCTCTGGTTTTGGCATGcgttttttggtatgcccggctcCTGCAATGATATTAATGTAATGAATCGTTCTTATATTTTTCGAAAACTTATCAACGGGAAAACACCACCGGTGAACTTTGAAGTAAACGGGCATGCATATGATATGGGATATTATCTCGGTGATGGCATTTATCCACAGATTGCTACTATTGTGATGGCCATTAAACAACCAGATACAccgaaaaaatataaattttcatcgatgcaagagggagCACGGAAAGATGTAGAGCGTGGATTTGGTGTACTGCAACAACAATTTGCCATTGTCAAACAACCTGCACGAATGTGGAACccggatgtgcttgcctatataatGAAAACGGTTATtattttacataatatgatagtggaGGATGAGCGTCTTCCCGGTGATTGGCCACATGAATATGACTCACGTAGCAGGTCGGCACCGGTGAATATATCGAGGGTAGGTACTGAGGAACTTTCCAGAATGAGAGCTGCACATCGGCGTCATGCTATACACAATAAAGAAACACATTTTCGCTTGCGTCAAGATTTAATCGAACACATATGGTCAAATTTTGGAGATAATTATTAA